A stretch of the Teretinema zuelzerae genome encodes the following:
- a CDS encoding ABC transporter ATP-binding protein — protein sequence MSVDDKERNSSSAEQNAARGFGPGAGRGLLGGRGPGPGGPGRGGPMGMMPGEKARDFGGSLLSLKRYLSSHLALIAASLVLSAGSTVFAVLSPVLLGRITTNVFGGPDFQFIAKSILVLSILYGLSSLLNWLQAFIMSGISMKVSYSLRRDLEAKLHRLPLSYFDNRARGDILSVLTNDVDTVTQTLNQSLSQIISSVAMLSGILIMMAAISIPMTLASAIVLPLSLVFVQFIVRKSQPYFRKQQESIAALNGHVQEMYSCHSVVLAFGGESAAVKTFESHNRDLHASAWKSQFFSGLMMPVLGGIANIGYVVIALVGGFLAVRGLLSVGNIQAFVQYVRQFNQPIAQAANISNVLQSMAAAAERIFAFLGEAEEESGGGTAFPRGSVKGSVEFDDVRFSYVPGKPVIRGFSARVEPGMKVAIVGPTGAGKTTMVKLLMRFYPVESGSISVDGLDAHRLDRRDLRSAFGMVLQDTWLYRGSIRENIRYGRLDAGDEEVVEAASCAQADHFIRSLPGGYDFVINEDATNISRGEKQLLTIARAILADPPILILDEATSSVDSLTEVLIQKAMDALMSGRTSFVIAHRLSTIKNADLVLVMKDGDVVEQGTHDSLLRKRGLYSELYESQFEPEEAPRS from the coding sequence ATGAGCGTCGACGACAAGGAGAGAAACTCTTCAAGCGCGGAACAAAATGCGGCCCGGGGTTTTGGTCCGGGAGCCGGACGGGGGCTGCTAGGGGGGAGGGGCCCGGGACCCGGCGGACCCGGACGCGGCGGCCCCATGGGCATGATGCCGGGAGAGAAAGCCAGGGACTTCGGAGGGAGCCTTCTCTCGCTTAAAAGGTATCTTTCATCGCACCTCGCCTTAATCGCGGCGTCGCTTGTCTTGTCTGCCGGTTCAACCGTCTTTGCGGTATTGTCTCCCGTGTTGCTGGGGCGCATCACGACCAACGTATTCGGCGGGCCCGATTTTCAATTCATCGCTAAATCCATTCTTGTTCTTTCTATATTATACGGCTTAAGCTCTCTGTTGAACTGGCTGCAGGCCTTTATTATGAGCGGCATTTCGATGAAGGTGTCGTACTCGCTCCGCAGGGATCTCGAGGCGAAGCTGCACCGGCTCCCGCTTTCCTATTTCGATAACCGCGCCAGAGGAGATATCCTTTCGGTGTTGACGAACGACGTCGATACGGTCACCCAGACTTTAAATCAGAGTTTATCACAGATTATATCTTCGGTGGCGATGCTCTCGGGCATTCTCATAATGATGGCCGCGATCAGCATCCCGATGACCCTTGCGTCCGCGATCGTTCTTCCTCTGTCCCTCGTGTTCGTACAATTCATCGTCCGTAAATCCCAGCCGTATTTCAGAAAGCAACAGGAGTCGATAGCAGCCCTGAACGGCCATGTGCAGGAAATGTATTCCTGCCATTCGGTCGTGCTTGCTTTCGGAGGGGAAAGCGCCGCGGTGAAAACCTTCGAGTCTCATAACAGGGATTTGCATGCGTCTGCGTGGAAGAGCCAGTTTTTCTCGGGTTTGATGATGCCGGTCCTGGGCGGCATCGCGAACATCGGATATGTGGTTATCGCCCTCGTCGGAGGATTCCTCGCCGTCAGAGGCCTTCTTTCGGTCGGCAATATCCAGGCCTTCGTGCAGTATGTCCGCCAGTTCAATCAGCCTATCGCCCAGGCGGCGAATATTTCGAACGTGTTGCAGTCCATGGCCGCGGCTGCCGAACGCATATTCGCGTTTCTCGGAGAAGCCGAGGAAGAAAGCGGCGGCGGGACGGCTTTTCCTCGCGGTTCTGTGAAAGGTTCGGTCGAGTTCGACGACGTTCGTTTTTCCTATGTTCCGGGAAAGCCGGTTATTCGCGGTTTTTCCGCCCGCGTGGAGCCGGGCATGAAGGTCGCGATCGTGGGTCCGACGGGAGCCGGCAAGACGACGATGGTGAAGCTGTTGATGCGTTTCTATCCTGTCGAGTCCGGGTCGATATCGGTCGACGGCCTCGACGCGCACCGTCTGGATCGCCGCGATTTGCGGTCTGCCTTCGGCATGGTGCTCCAGGATACCTGGCTCTATCGCGGTTCGATACGCGAGAATATACGGTACGGACGGCTCGACGCCGGCGATGAAGAAGTCGTTGAGGCTGCTTCGTGCGCCCAGGCCGATCACTTCATACGATCGCTCCCTGGCGGCTACGATTTTGTAATCAACGAGGACGCAACGAATATTTCCCGGGGAGAAAAACAGCTTCTGACGATTGCCCGTGCGATTCTGGCCGATCCGCCGATCCTTATTCTCGACGAAGCCACCAGCTCGGTCGACAGTTTAACGGAGGTGCTGATTCAAAAAGCGATGGACGCTCTCATGTCCGGCAGGACGAGTTTCGTCATCGCTCACCGTTTGTCTACGATTAAAAACGCCGACCTCGTGCTGGTGATGAAGGACGGGGACGTTGTCGAACAGGGAACTCATGACAGCCTGCTTCGCAAACGCGGCCTGTATTCAGAATTATACGAGAGCCAGTTCGAACCCGAGGAGGCTCCTCGATCCTGA
- a CDS encoding M20/M25/M40 family metallo-hydrolase — translation MSMMTQAFFAALILFVLFVAFVLIRAALFKPPADSPVSLTEHPFSEESVSAHLSEMIRIPTVSNIDPAKSDLRVFSDFRDLLQSLYPEASRVCSRELIGPSGVLYRWKGKSAEESVVFMAHYDVVPATETGWVHEPFSGKIDDAGVLWGRGAIDTKITLCGIMEAVEARIREGFVPDRDIWLSFSGDEEVFGPSAPAIVEHLKSLGVRPSLVLDEGGAVVSNVFPGVSQPCAVVGIAEKGMMNVELAVESNGGHASAPPRRQTVDILARAIRSVLSRPFPARLSPASAAMFDVLGRRSSFGYRVLFANIRIFLPLFKLICRLSGGELDAMMRTTCCATTLSGGPAFNVMPSLASAGFNLRLLSGDTVEGTLSEIKSRVRDDRVKVSLAYGNDPSPVASTDSNAWKAVSESIRAVWPEAVPAPYLMVACTDSRHFSRICDNVLKFSAMELSKEERGTMHARNERIPVAKIPLTCSFFWNLIGRLNSDKA, via the coding sequence ATGAGCATGATGACCCAGGCGTTTTTCGCCGCGCTTATTCTGTTCGTTCTGTTTGTTGCATTCGTTTTGATTCGCGCGGCTCTTTTCAAACCGCCGGCCGATTCGCCGGTCTCCCTGACGGAACATCCGTTCAGCGAAGAGTCGGTGAGCGCTCATCTTTCCGAGATGATCAGGATTCCGACTGTATCGAATATCGACCCCGCGAAGTCTGACCTTCGGGTATTTTCGGATTTCCGCGATCTTCTTCAAAGCCTGTACCCGGAAGCATCCCGTGTCTGTTCCCGGGAGCTCATCGGTCCGAGCGGAGTGCTGTACCGCTGGAAGGGGAAGTCCGCTGAAGAGTCGGTCGTTTTTATGGCTCATTACGATGTCGTTCCCGCGACAGAGACAGGCTGGGTTCATGAGCCCTTTTCCGGGAAGATAGACGACGCCGGCGTCTTGTGGGGCAGGGGCGCGATCGACACGAAGATTACGCTCTGCGGGATTATGGAAGCCGTCGAGGCGAGAATCCGCGAGGGTTTTGTTCCCGACCGGGATATTTGGCTTTCGTTCTCCGGAGACGAGGAAGTGTTCGGACCGTCCGCTCCCGCGATCGTCGAGCACTTGAAGTCGCTCGGGGTCCGTCCTTCCCTGGTGCTGGACGAAGGCGGAGCCGTCGTCTCGAACGTGTTTCCCGGAGTCTCTCAGCCCTGCGCGGTGGTAGGCATCGCGGAAAAAGGGATGATGAACGTCGAGCTTGCGGTAGAAAGCAACGGCGGCCACGCTTCGGCTCCGCCCAGGCGGCAGACGGTGGATATCCTCGCCCGCGCGATACGTTCGGTTCTTTCCCGGCCGTTTCCCGCACGCTTGTCCCCGGCCTCGGCCGCGATGTTCGATGTCCTCGGCCGGAGATCTTCGTTCGGCTACCGGGTTCTGTTCGCCAATATACGGATTTTTCTGCCGTTGTTCAAATTGATCTGCAGACTCTCCGGCGGCGAGCTCGACGCTATGATGCGCACGACCTGCTGCGCGACGACTCTTTCAGGCGGGCCCGCGTTCAATGTGATGCCGTCGCTCGCGAGCGCCGGTTTCAATCTCCGCCTCCTCTCCGGCGATACGGTCGAGGGGACTCTTTCCGAGATTAAATCCCGCGTCCGCGACGATCGGGTGAAGGTCTCCCTCGCGTACGGAAACGACCCGTCTCCGGTCGCTTCTACGGATTCGAACGCATGGAAGGCTGTTTCCGAATCCATCAGAGCGGTCTGGCCCGAGGCCGTGCCGGCGCCGTATCTCATGGTCGCATGCACCGACTCGCGGCATTTTTCCCGCATCTGCGACAACGTTCTGAAGTTTTCCGCGATGGAGCTCTCCAAAGAAGAGCGCGGAACCATGCACGCGCGAAACGAGCGCATCCCTGTCGCGAAAATTCCTCTTACCTGTTCTTTTTTCTGGAATCTGATAGGCCGTCTTAATTCGGACAAGGCATGA
- a CDS encoding DUF5058 family protein: protein MSDFKSSSFMYMLGALVAVFVVAQSLYFLARAFRRGTELGLDRKVLYRTARSAALFAVLPSVSILLGLITLSYALGLPLPWIRLSVLGAVTYELPAASAALNALGGSIAEPVSEARSFSAIAWVMTLGCISPLVIIPLFLEKIQRGVLKIQRKDNRWGEVFMNALFLGMISAFLGMGVSGGLLPVLTLLSSAVLMIVIGILVKKVRVKWLEDFAMPLSMLGAMALAVFYAQALPASLLPPALWN, encoded by the coding sequence ATGTCAGATTTCAAGTCGAGTTCCTTCATGTATATGCTGGGCGCTCTGGTCGCAGTCTTCGTCGTCGCGCAGTCTCTGTATTTTCTTGCGCGGGCGTTCCGCCGCGGAACCGAGCTCGGCCTCGACCGGAAGGTTCTATACCGCACCGCGCGTTCCGCTGCGCTTTTTGCCGTCCTTCCCTCGGTTTCCATCCTGTTGGGACTGATCACCCTTTCATACGCCCTGGGGCTGCCTCTTCCGTGGATTCGTCTGAGCGTTCTCGGCGCGGTCACCTATGAGCTTCCCGCGGCGAGCGCCGCCTTGAACGCCCTCGGCGGTTCCATTGCGGAGCCGGTATCCGAAGCCCGTTCCTTTTCCGCGATCGCCTGGGTGATGACTCTCGGCTGCATTTCTCCGCTGGTCATCATTCCGTTGTTTCTGGAAAAAATTCAACGCGGCGTATTGAAGATTCAACGCAAGGATAATCGATGGGGCGAGGTGTTTATGAACGCCCTCTTCCTCGGCATGATATCCGCCTTTCTTGGCATGGGCGTTTCAGGAGGCCTTCTTCCTGTTCTCACTCTCCTTTCCTCAGCCGTTCTGATGATCGTCATCGGAATTCTCGTTAAGAAGGTTCGAGTTAAATGGCTGGAGGATTTCGCGATGCCGCTAAGCATGCTCGGAGCGATGGCTCTTGCCGTTTTCTACGCCCAGGCTCTTCCGGCCTCTCTCCTTCCTCCCGCTCTTTGGAATTAA
- a CDS encoding ABC transporter ATP-binding protein — MVRLFRFLKPYLGYVSITVALLLIQAVSELSLPSIMADIVDRGVRGGIDGVIFLSGAKMAAMTVIGVIASVGVGFAASRTSAGFTRDLRQSLFERVQSFSLAEFDSLSNASLLTRTTNDVTHLQHIVSMFLRMLLFAPVMGFGSLVMAIRTSYSMSWILALAVFLVSLMVVVMVVVAMPRFKLIQGLVDRLNLIGREHLDGIMVIRAYGAESFEMNRFDEANSELTAVNLFVNRMMSALHPSLTLVMNGCSLLIVWIGSKHVAASSLEVGQMMAYLQYAMHVIMSFLMISMMFIMIPRAAVSAKRISEVLAVDPSITDPEKPEALEASAGSVEFRGVSFRYEGAEEDALCDVSFSMSPGETVALVGPTGAGKSTLANLIPRFYDASGGSVLVGGKDVRALSLAELRSRIGFCHQKAALFSGSIADNIRYGNQNADEAGIEAAASTAQALDFISELEGGFESRVAEGGSNLSGGQRQRIAIARALARNPDLYVFDDSFSALDGRTDARLRAALKKRTKSASVLVVSQKIETVKHADRIVVLDDGRIAGSGTHEELLLLCPLYKQLAESQNAAEVRS; from the coding sequence ATGGTTCGTCTTTTCAGATTTTTAAAGCCGTATCTGGGTTATGTATCGATAACCGTTGCTTTGCTGCTTATCCAGGCTGTTTCAGAGCTTTCGCTGCCCTCCATCATGGCAGACATCGTCGATCGAGGCGTACGCGGCGGCATTGACGGCGTTATTTTCCTTTCCGGCGCTAAAATGGCGGCGATGACCGTTATCGGGGTAATCGCGTCGGTCGGGGTCGGATTTGCGGCGTCCCGCACGTCGGCCGGTTTTACCCGCGATCTCCGTCAATCGCTGTTCGAACGGGTTCAATCTTTTTCGCTTGCCGAGTTCGACTCGCTTTCCAATGCCTCGCTTTTGACCCGGACGACGAACGATGTGACGCATTTACAGCATATCGTTTCCATGTTTTTGCGGATGCTCCTCTTTGCTCCCGTCATGGGGTTCGGCAGCCTCGTCATGGCTATCCGCACAAGCTATTCGATGAGCTGGATTTTAGCCCTCGCTGTTTTCCTGGTTTCGTTGATGGTCGTTGTCATGGTCGTCGTCGCAATGCCCCGTTTTAAGCTGATTCAGGGCTTGGTCGATCGCTTGAACCTGATCGGGCGCGAACATCTGGACGGAATCATGGTGATACGGGCGTACGGCGCCGAGTCTTTCGAGATGAATCGTTTCGACGAGGCTAATTCCGAATTGACCGCCGTCAACCTTTTTGTGAACAGGATGATGTCTGCCCTGCATCCTTCGTTGACCCTCGTAATGAACGGATGCAGCCTGCTGATCGTATGGATCGGTTCGAAGCATGTGGCGGCCTCTTCGCTGGAAGTAGGCCAGATGATGGCGTATCTGCAGTATGCCATGCATGTGATCATGTCTTTTTTAATGATATCGATGATGTTCATCATGATCCCGAGGGCGGCTGTCTCCGCTAAGCGGATTTCTGAAGTTCTTGCCGTCGATCCTTCGATTACTGATCCTGAAAAGCCGGAGGCGTTGGAAGCTTCAGCCGGCAGCGTCGAGTTCCGGGGCGTGTCCTTCAGGTACGAAGGGGCCGAGGAGGACGCGTTATGCGATGTGTCCTTTTCGATGTCGCCCGGGGAGACGGTAGCCCTCGTCGGCCCGACGGGAGCCGGTAAATCCACTCTTGCGAATTTGATTCCCCGGTTTTACGACGCATCGGGCGGTTCGGTGTTAGTCGGCGGAAAGGATGTTCGTGCTCTGTCCCTGGCAGAATTGCGTTCCCGAATCGGATTCTGCCATCAAAAGGCGGCGCTTTTTTCCGGTTCGATAGCGGATAATATCCGATACGGAAACCAGAACGCGGACGAAGCAGGGATCGAGGCCGCGGCTTCGACGGCTCAAGCCCTCGATTTTATTTCCGAACTTGAAGGCGGGTTCGAAAGCCGGGTTGCCGAGGGCGGATCGAACCTCTCGGGTGGACAGAGGCAGCGTATCGCCATAGCGCGCGCTTTGGCGAGAAACCCGGACCTTTATGTATTCGACGACAGTTTCTCCGCGCTGGACGGGCGAACCGACGCCCGTCTCCGCGCCGCTTTGAAAAAGCGCACAAAGTCGGCCTCGGTGCTTGTCGTATCGCAGAAAATCGAAACGGTGAAGCATGCCGACCGCATCGTCGTTCTGGATGACGGGAGGATAGCCGGCAGCGGAACTCATGAAGAACTTTTGCTGCTCTGTCCCCTGTATAAACAACTTGCGGAATCCCAAAACGCGGCGGAGGTTCGATCATGA